GCGGGGCATGCTGGGAATTGGTGTATCTGGAAGGGAGCGGGGCATGCTGGGACTTGGAGGCCAGCGGGGGGTGACGGGGAGCGGGGCATGCCGGGACTTGGAGGCCAGCGGGGGGTGACGGGGAGCGGGGCATGCCGGGAGTTGTGTCTCTGGGGGGCTCCCAGGCCCGGTGGTCCCTAGGGACGGGCTCTGCCCTTTCATCTCCGTACAAGGATCTGCACATGCGCAGGGTCCGGTCAGGGTTAAGGCGCCtgcgcagggctcgggctgcgcaTGCGCAGTCGCGACGAGGATCTAGTTCTACCGGGTCGGTGGTGGAGACTGAGCGGGGCCGCGGGAGCCGCCGGTGAGAgacgggccggggccggggccgggtcaTGGGCGGGCCGGGGCGGATCAGCCGGGCccagcctccccctcctcccgccgTCGCTGGCCTGCGGAACTCCCCGCGACGAgacgggcggggccggggcctctGCCGCGCGGCCCCGAGCTGCGTCGgggggtccggcccggcccggcgctgacTCCGACCCTCGCTGGGCCCCGGGCTGCGAGCCCGTGGGCGGCCGGGGCTCGGGCCGGGCTCGTTCGCTGCCCGCCTCGGGGGGCGGGAGTCGAGGGCTCCGCGGTGGGGCCTGGCCAGGGCAGTGGCGCTGGGAGCGGCCGGGTTCAGGAGCTGGGGACCCGAGTCCTCCCGCGCCCCCAGCCCGGTGCCCCGCCGGGAGCGGCTCCCCGCGGGACAGCCCTGCCCGTGCCGGGAGCGGTCTCCTGCCAGGCCGCCTGCCCTGCCTACGCGGATTGTCCCAGGAGCATCTCCTGGGGCGGCCCAGCTCCGCCGCCGCCCTTGGCCCCCTCCGCGCGGGGCTGGGCCGGTGTGAGCTGTCCCCGCCCGGAGCTCCTGGCGGCTGCCCCCAGGGACCTGGGGCGACCCCCAATCACCGTGACCCCTCCAGGGAGTGAGGGAAGGGTCTGGGATCCGGCTCATCACCCCTCCCGCTGCCTGGGGCAGCTGCGTGTGCCGTGCCCCCCATCCACCGTCGGCCAGAGCCGGGGCCAGGAGTTGGGCTGTCATTGGGCCAAGTCCGGTCCGCTCGGGCCAAGCCCCGGCAGGCGAGACCCACTCGGTTCTTGGTGCCTGTTGATGCTGTGAGGGCACCGCTCTGTGCAATCTGATTAACATGGGTCAGTCTCAAAGCCTGCTAAGTCTGTCGTAACCCTGCTGCCCCACGCTCCCGCCCTGCAGCCGGTCAGTGAGAGCaagcctggctgggctgggctgaggggtGGGGCTCGGAGCAGGAAGTGATTCCCCAAGCCAGGGATCAAGCCCAAGAGCTCCGTCACATCCATGGGGCCAGGCAGGGGCTGGCAGTGGGCAGGCTGGTTGCTGGGCTGTCTGTGtctccccgcctccctcccccttgGGTCATGGGCAGGTgggcgctggctgtgggcaggCTGGTTTCTGGGCTGTCTGTGCCCTCCCTTGGGTCGTGGGCAGGCTGGTTGCTGggctttctctctgtctctcgtCCCGGTCTGGCCAGTTCTTGCCCTGCCTTGTTTCACTTCCTCATTCCTGCTGCCGGGTGAGCCTGGATTCCCAGCACCTGGCTAGGTAAGTGCTGCGTCCTGGCCCCTGTCCTGCTGCTGAGCTCTCGTGCCCTTTTTGGGGGTAGGGCAGGGGAGCTTGCAGGGTGAGAGAAGCCCAGAGCTCTGACAAGCTGCAGACAGAGGGTTTGGGGGTGTCTGTGTGGGGAGATGCACTTCGATGTCTCTGCGGTTAGTgcatggctgggaatggggcGTGCTGCGCTGGCATGTATCTGGGATTGCTGTGGGCCCTGTGGCCAGGAGTGGGCAGTGCTGGCCATTGGCAGCCCTGACTCGTGAGGGTGAAGGAgaggcagagcagctgctgcGAGCGGCCTGCCCAGAGTGTCTGCGCATGTGGCAGGGTCGCCCCAGGCTGCTGGGGGCCCGTGGTGCTGGTGTGCTTTGCTGCACCTGGCACTGATGTGGCCTTGTCTCCGCTGTCCAGGGCTGTGCGTGTTATGGAGGTGGGGAGGTTTGGTATGGAGGGAGCTGTAGGCACTGCTGGCCTTGCGTGTGGGAGCCCCAGGCCAGGTGGTGCACGCGGGGCCTGCCGGAAATCTGCTGTTCCCTGCTTCCTCGCTGGTATTGTGAGCGCTGGCTGCAGCGTAGGAGCCCCGGGCTTGaccctctgctggagagctggtGTCTGCATGGTTTCATAATCccccagggggctctgctgagCGGGCCCTGTGATGGGAGGGGGACCCCCTGGGCAGCTGTgccccgctgcctgcctggattgCCATGATGAGATGGCCCTGCAGTGGGTGACAGGATCCTGGCCAGCACATGCCCCGCTGCTCGCTCTGGGGAGCTGGAATAGCTGACGTGCCAGGCCCTGCGCCCAGCTCCCTGTGTCCTCACCAGTCCTGCCCCACAAAGTGGTGGCTGCAGCTTGCAGCGCATGGGCATGTTGACTTAcatccccccattccccctccaATACAGAGCAACATGGCGGAACCCGGCCGACCCCAGCGGAAAATGTCCCGGGCCGGGGAGAGTTTGTACAGAGTCCTGGGCCTGGAGAAGGGGGCTTCTTCAGAGGAGATCAAGAAGGCGTACAGGTAGGGAGCCCGCCTGCTGGGCCCAGCGACCCCAGCCTCTCCCACAGGCCCTTTGTGGCTGCACCTCCGCTGCCGgacctgctggggcagggagagcccaGCCAGCCATGCAGGCGAGTGCCTCCGCACGCATGCTGGGCTCTGGCCCTGTGTCTGGAGAGGAATGCACACCCTGGAACTGCAGGGTGGAGTTACACCATGCCGTCCCAAGggtcctcctgcccccagcatggggcagggtcaTACCAAGGAGCTTAGGGCCTCCAAGCCCCAGGGAAAAGGGAGGGAGGATTCTCTGGGTGCCCACCTGAGATCTGGGGGGGCGGCTTTGGACGTCTCCTCAGCCCTGCCGCTCCCCTGCACCATGCAGGAAACTGGCCCTGAAGTACCACCCGGACAAGAACCCCGAGAATCCCGAGGCAGTGGAGAAGTTCAAGGAGATCAACAATGCGAACGCGACGCTGAATGACGAGAACAAGCGGCGGATCTATGACGAGTATGGCTCCATGGGGCTCTACGTGGCAGAGCAGTTTGGCGAGGAGAGCGTCAAGTACTACTTCCTCATGTCCAAGTGGTGGTTCAAGGTGAGTGCCCGCTGCCTGCTGGGCACAGCCCCCCTGGCCTGTTCTGTGTGCCTGTCGGGCTCCCACGGAGACACCACGGGCCACTCTCCAGCGCTGGCTGCTCCAGCCACGTGGCTTGATGCGGAGAGGTCTCCTGGGCTCTGGGTGCCCCACTGGAGGTGGGTGGGGTGCCCAGACCCTGAGCCACCCATGGTGGGAGTTCACAGTCAGTCTGACCATCGGTGTAAATGGGGCAGGATCTGAGGCTAAACTAAGAAAGAACAAGAATTATATAGACAAGTTAGGTgacttcaagttggcagggcctgatgaaatacatcttagaatacttaaggaactggctgaagagaccTCTgggccattagtgattatctttgagaactcccgGAAGccagatcccagaggactggcaAAGGGCAAATATATCCCTTGTCACTAAATGGGAATAAGGACaaaccagggaattacagaccagtcagtttagctttggtacctggaaagataatggagcaaatattcAAACAATGTATTTGTAAAGACTtacaagataataaggtgataagtgacaGTGAACgtgtatttgtcaagaacaaaactTGGCAAACCAATGTAATATCCTCCTTTGACAttgtaacaagccttgtggatagggggaagataaaagccttactgaagttgAGATATGATACTGTCTCAAGTGactgtctcataaacaaactagggaaatgtaacCTAGACGAacctactgtaaggtgggtgcaaaacccTTCCCAGAGAGTCGTTAtcggtggttcacagtcaagctagaagggcatacaagtggggtcccacagggatctatCCTGGGGCTacttctattcaatatcttcatcagtgatttagagaaTGGCATAGAGATACActtgtaaagtttgcagatgataccaagctgggaggagttgcaagtgctttggaggacaggattaaaattcaaaatgacctggacaaactgcagaaatggtctgaagtaaacaggacgaaattcaagaaggacagatgcaaagtactccacttaggaaggaacaatctgttgcacacacacaaaatgggaaatgactgcctaagaaggagtcctgcggaaagggatctgggggtcatagtagatcacaagctaaatatgagtgaagagtggaacaCAGTTGCataaaaagcgaacatcattctgggatgtattagcaggagtgttgtaagcaagacacgagaagtgattcttctgctctactccgtgctgattaggcctcaactggagtattgtgtccagttctgggcgtcacatttcaggaaagatgtggagaaattagagaaagtccagagaagagcaacaaaaatgattataggTCTGAAAAGCATGACCTTCCAGGAAGAAttgaaaaattggtttgtttagtttggcaaagagaagattgggggggggggggggatgataaGTCTTCAAGTAGATAAacggttgttataaagaggaggaagGTAAATTATTTTCCTTAACCCCTgaggaagcaatgggcttaaattgcagcaagggaggtttaggttggacatgaggaaaaacttcctaactgtcagagtggttaaacactggaataaattgcccagggaggctgtggaatccccgacACTGGACAAACCTCTGTCAGGGCTGGTCAGACAgtccttagtcctgcctcagtgcggggcactgggctgggaggccTCTCCCAGCCCCTCGGAGTCTATGACCcggctgctccctcccctgcaggcCTTGGCCGTGTGCTGTGGCATcgtcacctgctgctgctgctgttgctgctgctgtttctgctgCGGGAAGTGCCGTCCGCCAGAGGATGAGGACTCCTACAAGTATGTCAACCCGGAGGACCTGGAGGCGCAGATCCAAGCTGAGGCCgaaggtgaggaggaggagttgcCCTGCACtgtgctgctgccagaggggagCCCAGCTCAGCCCGGGGCATGTCCTTCGTCCGAGCCTCGCTCTGAGCGGGGCAGGGCACCCCCAGGCAGGTGTGCGGTTGAGCAGTGAGGGTAacgggggggttggggcaggaggggaggccCTGAGGCTGCGGGCACATGGCCAGCACCGGGGGTGGGCAGCACGGGGCAGGTGCTGGGCAGATGACAGCAAGAGCAggagctcggggagggggcagtacTGGGCTCTGGCCACAGCTTGCTGTGAACTCTGGGCAGGTCTCTCGTCTGCCCTGCCCCGCGCTGTCTCCACACGACCCTGTGGCTGGCTTGTCCTGGCCCATCCCAGGGGCTGCGGGGGGCCTGGCAGCCATCACCAGGGAGGGGGGACGTGGAGGAAAGGGGGGTCAGGATCTCGCTGACACCCTGGGGtcccctctgggctggggcaggcagtgcTGGGCCCTAGTGCTTGGAGCTCTTGGGGGATTGTGCTCTCCTGCCCCCTGTggggcggggccagcagcccatgTGGGAGCAGGGGCTTGGCGGAGCCGGGGGTCGGTCCCTCCCGCAGTGTGGCACTCAGGCACCAGGGCTGCGTGTGagcagggtgcagggcagagcagaccGGCTGGGATCCAGGCACCTGGAGGGAGCTGAGCGTCCCTGGGGCCTGCCCTGCTGCCCCGCCTGACGGGCCCAGTCCGGCTCTTGCTGCTACCAGTTGCAGTCGGGGGGACCCTGCCCTCCGATATGGGGCTGAGCCCTCCTTGCCGTTGGTCCCAGCGAGAGGGTGGGGGGTCCTCCTGTCGGCTGACAGGCCTGGTGACAGTGCTTTGAGTGGCCAGGAGGGGGGGCCCAGCACAAGGTGATTGTCTCCCTACGCTTGGGGCAAGGCCGCCCTGGGACTcaccccagcactcaccagccccgcgtcccccaggccctgcctgccACAGCCTCCCCCACCTGCGTGTCCCCGGGGCCCCAGGCAGGCGTGGAGGGAGACAGCCCCGTCGGCTGATGGGGCGCTCCTGGAGTCCCCACACTTGTGCCACTGCCCCTCTGGTGCCGGCTGTGGGTGGCCCTTTGTCACGGACCCACAGGATTTGTGGTACATcctggctttcaccagccccTTGGAGGAGCCTTTCAGTGAGTCAGAGGAGCACTTACAGCTCCCTTGTCCCCTGaacccagcctgggctcccccccaccccccgacctgcccagcctgggctcccccccaccccccgacctgcccagcctgggctcccccccaccccccgacctgcccagcctgggctcccctagCTCTCCCTGGCTGCCAGGGCCCCACCATCTTTGCCCACAGTCGTGGGCCAATAATAGCCATTTGGGCTCCATGGCTCTCACCTCCCTGGGGCCTCTGCTTGGGTTTGCTCTCGGAGCCTGGAGCAGCTGTCCGGAGCCCTGACTCCCATGCCTGTGGCTACCAGGTTCTGTGCCAAGCAGGTAGCCTGGTGTGGGCTTGGGGGGATCCCAGGTGGAAGTGGGGGTGCTCTGAGGCCCCTGAATGCCCTGCCCCTCACTGAGCCTGTCGCCCCTCAGAGACCCAGACACCCATTGTGGTGCAGCCCCTGCCTGCGGCAGCTGGAGAGGAGCCGCTGCCAGGCGCCAGCCCCAGGACTGATGCATGAGGCCAGCTTCGACCTGCCGACTGCCTGTCCCCTCGCCTGGACTCTGGGTGAGAACCCCACTGGAACTGCCGCTGCCCGGGGATCCTGTCCCCCCCgctgggggcagccaggccaCCTGGCTGTGGCTCGAATCTCAGGTAAACTGGCAACGCCTGTGGGGAGGCCGTTCCTGCAAGGACTCGCGCCTGCGTCTGCCAAGGCTCCTCATGCTGTGacttctctggctgctgcagcctgctggcggGCCAG
This genomic window from Emys orbicularis isolate rEmyOrb1 chromosome 3, rEmyOrb1.hap1, whole genome shotgun sequence contains:
- the DNAJC5G gene encoding dnaJ homolog subfamily C member 5G, which translates into the protein MAEPGRPQRKMSRAGESLYRVLGLEKGASSEEIKKAYRKLALKYHPDKNPENPEAVEKFKEINNANATLNDENKRRIYDEYGSMGLYVAEQFGEESVKYYFLMSKWWFKALAVCCGIVTCCCCCCCCCFCCGKCRPPEDEDSYKYVNPEDLEAQIQAEAEETQTPIVVQPLPAAAGEEPLPGASPRTDA